A part of Dreissena polymorpha isolate Duluth1 chromosome 13, UMN_Dpol_1.0, whole genome shotgun sequence genomic DNA contains:
- the LOC127855531 gene encoding bcl-2-like protein 2 has product MQSIVKQNGYRVVNNNHSDMNPVTRYLVADYLNYRLSKHNLQWRGCPPLALDVINKVHLTMRNLADEFEKKYEEEFTDMVQQLHVTVDLAYETFLAVAEELFKEGIINWGRVVALFAFGGSLAVECMVKEMEHLVDSIYEWVSTYVQDKLSHWITDNGGWNGLSEFYDQAAEKKNEKNGWPSLGKWFVGAVGVLALGAIFTQKS; this is encoded by the exons ATGCAGAGTATTGTTAAGCAAAATGGATATCGGGTGGTAAATAATAATCATTCTGATATGAATCCAGTTACGAGATATCTCGTTGCGGATTATCTGAACTACAGACTCAGCAAACACAACTTGCAATGGAGGGGTTGCCCTCCTTTGGCGTTAGATGTAATCAACAAAGTTCACTTGACGATGAGGAACTTGGCAgatgaatttgagaaaaaatatgaagaGGAATTTACGGACATGGTGCAGCAACTGCACGTAACGGTAGATCTTGCTTATGAGACTTTCTTGGCCGTTGCAGAAGAACTATTCAAAGAAGGAATAATTAACTGGGGTAGAGTTGTTGCATTGTTTGCATTTGGAGGGTCTCTGGCAGTGGAATGCATGGTTAAAGAGATGGAACATTTAGTAGACTCCATCTATGAATGGGTATCCACATATGTACAGGACAAATTATCACATTGGATCACAGACAACGGAGGATGG AATGGGTTATCTGAGTTTTATGACCAGGCTGCTGAGAAGaagaatgaaaaaaatggctggcCATCTTTAGGGAAGTGGTTTGTGGGTGCCGTAGGAGTTCTGGCCCTTGGAGCAATCTTCACCCAGAAATCCTAA